The genomic DNA GACGTAAACACAtcttttttgaaaacaaaatattacaaaattagacacatatttatatttattctaggattagataaaataattattttagaggAGCGGGATATGGGTACGCATACAATACCATAAtgcatatcaaaatataattttataaatgtaatatatattttttaaactaaatctattaaattataatattaatttaaataatataaatataataaaaataaataaattatatgaatatgaATGTGAATATTCTAATAATTCTTTTggatattctttttattaattaattaatttattttttaaatataaaaataatcttaaaattttatttattattaatacattaaatattaaacatatgataataatttaattttgataatataataatttatatttataatttatacctacctttttattaaattataatataataatatatatttataaataggtcaattataaattcattttatttacttttctcattttcttccccaaactattaaaatatttcccattattttttctaaactacccacatttacattaacattatttaattttataaattattaattaaatttatttgaataattaattataaattttaaaacacatattaaataattgacattcaaattattatttatgaaattatatattaaaatttatatctacacatcttacatatttaacatattaattagtttttaaaaaaacatatttcacatatttaacttattaaattaatttaagtttctaaattaaaataaataaataaattaataattatatttataattttcactaaaatatattttcatatatataaataattaattaattaacatgaaTGTGTCAAGACGACATGACACACATGAAAACGGCATcgacacgacacgattatgttaaaactctagtcggaataacacgaaacacaaatttaaatacGATTTATCATGACACGAATAAACTTGTGAACAAATTAACAAGATATGAAAGAGCTCGttgatcataatattttgagtgagtcaATATACGACATGACATGCATAAGATTGAGACACAACACTATtgaaattaaccacaactctcgacccggcaatccggacactttaaaaattaagcatcattatatatataaattataacacGATTTGTCTGAGTCGAATACGACCGTTTATGCACGATGCCTAATTATAAGCTTCGAGCTTTTCTAACGGAAACAcaatactttttttattctcttttctaCAGGGTTATTGTTGCTTATTACAACTTAAAAGAGAGATTTGGTATCCAATTACTTGTCTCTTGTATTGCAcggatatgatacgatatggaATACGTGTATTAGATACGGAAAAATACGTATCGTTGACTTTTCGTAGAATTGACCAATCCGATACGATTTGGATACGACTTGGATACATTTtgggtaaaaaaataaaataaaaaaataaaagttaagtatcaaaatgaataaaaaagagAATCTGAAATACTTCAATATTTGACATAATTAAAACCTTTTACTCTTCTGCGTCGTAGTAAATTAAATcgtaattcatttttttactttctcCCTTTCGTAAACATCCATTGTAATGGATATTATGAAAAATGAacataagtttatatttttatttatttcaatattaaatttatataaatattatatatataatttacgtGTCTTAAACGTATCGTAtcctatattttcaaaaaaattcgTATCCCCTTATCCGTATCGTATTCGATACAATACCCGTATCTATATCCGTGCAAGATAGCTTGTCTCATTTCTCCTCCCCTCCATCCATCTTTAGTAAATATGTCAAGAACAAACAGCCAAGCAAGCAACAAACAAAATTTAGTTCTAAGATTGTGTGAATACTGTTTCATATTTAAATCACTTTATATcgaaatattttttcaaattatgtaAATATGATTAAAGAAAGTATACAATCCACGCttaatacttaaatttaaattatgagaATCACCACAAGGAGAAAGTTGTACTTTGCAAAGACAGTGCGTTAATAAAAAAGAGACTCgcattttcaaaagaaaataaataaattatgagaaATATGTTTTAGTTTGTCTGAATCTACACCTCgagtagtatatatatatatatatacacggaCATGTGGGGCTTTGAGCTTTTCATCCTCTGGCCTCAAGTAAATTGTTCATTATGAATTGgtttcaaattttgatattaataatttgtatttcaTCATCAGCTTGTCTAGAGCCTGTTACAGGCAATGGGGATGGCCAAATGCCCAAAGAGAAACAAGTCAATAGTACTTCCCAGCAGGGAGACGAGGATCTAGTGAAGGACTTGCCTGGTCAGCCTAAGGTTGGTTTCAGACACTATGCTGGCTATGTAAACGTCAACCAACAAAATGGAAGATCGCTCTTCTACTGGTTCTATGAGGCCTCAACCTTACCAgaaaataaacctttggttctTTGGCTCAATGGAGGTAATTCCAATATATTATTTCAGTGTGACCAGTTAAGgaacatatataacattattattacaGGGCCTGGATGCTCTTCTGTGGGATATGGAGCAACACAAGAGATAGGACCCTTTATTGTGGACGCAGATGGCCACACTCTTAAATTTAACACTTATGCATGGAATCAAggtatatagttaatttttggaTAATTAATTCATCCAATTTTAGTCTATTAAACTGTTTGCGACATTAATTATTGTAGCTTGTCACAcgatatcattatttttaaatatgatttttcttGCAGAAGCAAACATGTTGTTCTTGGAATCTCCTGTTGGTGTCGGTTTTTCATATTCAAACACCACTGCTGATTATAAAAAACTTGGAGATGACTTCACAGGTGAGATGGTCGGATTTTAGACATAATACATCCAACTGATTTATATAACATTCTTTTTAGAGATAGCGGAATCTaactcaataaatattttgttcacTCACGACACAGCGAACGACACTTATGTTTTTCTGCACAATTGGTTTCTCAAATTTCCATCGTATAGAAAACGAACCTTTTACATGGCCGGGGAAAGCTATGCTGGTATTTTTCCATATCAACATTTAATTCTTCATTTGTCTATTTGTACATATGTTAAAAGTGTACATATGGTGGTTATTGGTTACCTGCAGGTAAATATATTCCCGAGCTGGCTGATTTAATTCTCAACAAGAACACCAATTCCTCTCTATTCATCGATCTCAAGGGTATCTTGGTACTAAACATATGTTCTTCTCTTTTGATCTTGACTAATTTATAACATTAGAGCAAAAACTTAgatcttatatatatactaaagaaaaagagaaaaaactgTATCTCACTCAGCTTGGAAATCCTGAAACGTCTGAGATCGAGGACTGGAAGGGACAGATCGATTACGCGTGGAGCCACGCAGTGGTGTCGGATGAGACCCACAAAACTATACAAGACAATTGCGTTTACAAAAGAAACGGCCCGGAGGGTAATGAGCAATGCAAAAAAGCTGTTGATGAAGTTTTCAACCAATACGATAAAATAGACATCTACAGTCTCTACACACCAAAATGCCCTTCGCTGGCCAGCACTTACGTGTTCAACAACAACTCTAAAATGGTACTTAcctacattaattaatttgattaattttcgAAATGGTTCATAACAACAAGTACGTACTAAAATGAATGCTTGTTAATTAGCAGATGCCTAGGATCTTGGGCGGCTACGATCCTTGTCTGGACAATTACGCTACCAAATATTACAACAGAGCAGACGTCCAGAGGGCACTCCATGTTAGCAGCGATGGCATCCATGTAAAGAACTGGACCATATgcaagtaatatatatatatatatatatactatgaGTTATGAATTATGAATTATCTCATCATGCATGgtgtatttattaaaatattaataatgttatgaGTTAACTGTAGCATGGAAATATTCAACAAGTGGGGGGATTCAAAGGAATCTGTTCTCCCTATATACACAAGGCTTATTAAGTCCGGGATGAGAATATGGGTTTACAGGTAGTTAATTaacaaacttattattattattattatgttttgaaatattatttgataacaatattaattataaattcttCTCATCAGCGGAGACGCAGACGGGAGGGTCCCTGTGTTATCGACAAGATATAGCTTAAACACTTTAAAACTTCCAATTGTCAAATCATGGAGCCCTTGGTATCACCAGAAGCAGGTAAAtcttttacattaattattaccCATTCGAAAGTGTTTTATCAAATCCTCATTCATGGTCCAAAAAAATACCAGAAAATGTGTTTGGTTAGAGGTGAACGTGGATTGGAATTAGTGGATTAATTAGGGATTTAGTTAGAACAAGGAGTGAAATTTAGAATTTGAATtcctaatataattaaaacaattatatgataatataaaagaattatcggagaattggaattaaaatttaaacttgaCGAGTCCCACAAAGTGTCATATATTTTGTCTGTATCAGGTTGTTGGTTGGCTTCAAGAATACAAAGGGCTGACTTTCGCGACTTTTAGAGGAGCTGGGCACGCAGTACCCCTCTTCAAACCGGCAGAGTCTCTAGCCTTCTTCTCATCCTTCATTCGGGGAGACTTGCCTCCTTTAAAGCAATAGATCAATGAAGTAACCTAGCAAAAatgaattttcttatttttgaaTGAACTGCATATATAATGCAAATTGagatgaatgaagaagaagaagcataTAATAAAagatcttttatatatatatatatatagatgatcaAATATCCATTGTTTCCCATGTAGTAACCAATCTTAAATAAATTGGCTTACTTCCATTTTCTCTCAATGCTATTTCATCAACATATCAAACTCTATAGGGATGGCCGCCTTGATTATGATTTTTGTAACTACTCCAACCTTTTTTATAAACtgatttcatattattttagaattaatttgaTTCACAAAAACAAGTTATAATGTTGTTTGTTAAAGTCcctgttttatttatttataaatttatattaagttatatagaaaatatatacatacacaaaattataaatataaatcaacaattttaaattcCGTTAggcacaaattttaaattattaaaaaaatattgatagttAATAGGTGAAACATTGGTTTATCAAAGTGAAAAAATGGTTGAATGCAAAATGATAttaatggttaaaatatgcCATGAAATTGGTTGTTGGGTAAATGACATTCAAGAGATTAAAGATTGATTgtggtggataaatatggaatgagatggtttgGAGTTTCGATTAAGggatttgtggttggtttgacggAGAATAATAAATGTGATCGATTGAAGGATTGGTTTGTCGAGTGGATAAAAagatatatgaaaaagtgtgagtcacaaaatgaGAGGTCGATTAGGGTAGTCGTGGTTGGTTTTGACGATGGATAAGATGTATGTGAAAGTGTTTGAGGTCACGATATTAGATGTCGATTGGGATTTGGTAGTTGGTTTATCGAAGTAAGGGTAAAAAAGAGGTCGCGGTAATATAAAAgagaatgataataaattaaatattattggttaaaatatataaataagatgttAATCAAAGTGTAAgaatgtgtgaggtcacgaaattagaggtcgattgagaccAGTGAGTGGTTTTCGATGAgataaagaagaatatgaaaaagtgtgagtggTTTTTGATGAgataaagaagaatatgaaaaagtgtgagtgaTTTTTGATGAgataaaaaagaatatgaaaatGTGTGAGTCAAAAAATAAGAGGTCACGGTAAGGGTAAAAATAATGAGAGATGATAGGTGaaatttgtgtttaatttatCGGTATAAGAGATCAATAATAAAGGAGATATCggtgattaaaaatatatgaatgaaagtttgattgaccgaagtgtgaaaatgtgtgaactcgcgagatgagatgtcgattgatGATTGGTTTTGCGATAAATGATAagtatgtgaaagtgtgtaagaTCACGATATAAGATGTGAATTATATGATTGGTAGTTGATTTGTCGAAATAGTGGTAAAAGATAAGAGGTAAGCACGTCTAGCATTATTTTAGATAAGAgtaaaatagattatttataatttcaagtAATTATCTAAATCAACTTATCTTATTGTaagtaacaaaaataaattgtgtaattgatttaattcttactaaaaaaaaagttgtcTTTCTTTATAAGtgtttttaaacttataaatttttttctcatttagttatttgacaaattaaaaaatacatgttaacattaaattttgcattacatttaattttaaaaactaaaattaattttaaatttaaataatattaattttatttaaaatatttatatataaataatattttgtttatatatttaccattcgtgtttttttgtgaaattataattttacaatctattcattcattttgttgttttctttgtttttataattttgttgtgttaaatttgtgacatttttttatatattttgatttgtaaTTATTAACACATGTTAATAGAGTTTCCtgttataaaaaattcttataaaaaaattgtctcTGTACACTAACAATAATGAATAAACACTTATAAACTAGGCTTGATTTAAGGAATAAAATGTTTCACGTCTACTCCAAGTCTccaacaattttttataatatatatttttcaaatatatatatttttttaaaagttgactAGTTGACTAAccaataatattaagaaaagtAAAGCAAGGGACAAATAGAGAGAAGGGACAGGCCGccacaacaaatataaaaaataaattgataaataaataaaatataaagaaaaagagaataagGAAAAATGTAAGCAACGTTACATATATAAAGAAACAGGAACAGCAGTATTAATCTCCTTTAAATAATCACTCCAAATCTGCTAAATCTATTTCAACTTGCAGCATAATGACAAAACACTGTCCCATTAATTAAACCCTATTTTCTGCTAAATTTAGAACTTGTTCTTGTTCATGTCCCTTCACttcactttaattaaattaattaattatttatacattctTTTTCCTTATATTTATTCATACTTATCCTCTATATCATAATCACCACCTAATTAATTAgccattaattaatattcttctCTTCCTTGTAATCTCTGGCCCATCTTTGCCTGTCATTCCCCTTTCCTTTACTTGTTGATGAACTACTAATAATATGTCTTCTTCTACCTGAACCCCCCTCCGAATGTCGTCGTTGGCGTCCAGAAATCGGCTGTTGTCTCGCTGGCTACCGGAAATGTGCTCGATATCGATATCGGAACCAAACATAACCCTCTGCTTTTTAAATCCACTCTCTTTGTGGATTTCTTCATCATATGTTCATTAATCTGCATGCATGCTAACCATTCAAGATTTGTTCacactaattaaaaaaaaaaaacatttatacattACCTGTTGGTGTAATTGTTGATTAATGGGGTttccatttttcaaataagGACTACTTAAAGCctgaaaataaatatagatataatttGTAAGATTATTGATTGATTAGATCGTTGTTGAATCATGAATTGgatttatattaattacataCATTAACTTGATCGTGGAGAAACTTGATGTAGTCTATGGCTTCGTGAAGAACAGATGCGGTATCAGTCTGaagaattatataaattagttaattacccatgaaattttaaacaaatggaATAGGGGGAATCAAAACTACTTTACCTTTCCAAAAGGAGAAACCAGTTGTTGTAACGCAGTTATTCGATCCCCCATCTTTTCCTTTCTGACCTGATCGATCatcataaattaattcataattttgagAACAACCCATAAAAGAAAAcagattaaatcatcttaatagAGCTTGAATTTGATTATATGTATACCTTGAAAGTTGGTAAGTGCGATGGTGTTTCAATTCTCGGCCTCTTAGTAATTAATGGCTGCTGCTGCTGGTGGTCAGAGTTGTAATTCTTGATTTTCTTCTTGGACTTGGCCAATGAATTTAAATCAGTATGAGATATTGATTCATCAAGATTATCAGAGGAATCCATTAAACAGCTTGATATTGGTACTGTTGAAGATGGAAAGAAGTTAGTGGATGTGTTCCACATAGGTAGTGGTGTCTGGTCGGAGAAAATTGAAGGGCTAAAAGGAGAATTATTAGGAGCAGCTGAAAGCACTTGATCATCAGTAGAgaaatttgttgaagatgatgcATGGTGATGATCATAAGCCATGGTCAGTTGTCGATTTTCATATGGAAATCCATATGTATTGATTTGGTCGAGAAAGAAGGCTGCTGGGTTTGGGCTTGTCAAATTGAGATCTTGTGCATCGCCGCCGCCGTGAAATTGATCGGAATTCATTTCTTCTTGTAGAATTTGGGAATGGTAGTTTCTCTCACCGCCAGTACTGCTACTGCTGcaataaattaagaagaaaaagaatggaATATGAGATATATCATCATGATCAACATCACCTTTTTCACTTTTTTGCAGAAGGTCCCCAATtagtaaaatcaaattttaaattataaaaatgtgttCTTGATTTTAAATAGAATCatattctctttatatataaaattcataagGGGGGAAATTAGACTAACTTGTTGAAGGTTGTTTGGCTCCAGTCTTCCATTATTGTGGCGGCGGCGCCGCCGTTGATCTGAAGGGTTGAATCCAGCAAGTAGTCACCGTCGACGAGGTTACTGCCGGAATCTAGAACATGTCGGGAATTATCTTCGGCGGCGCACTGCGAAAGTATTCCCTTGATGCCCCATGATGATGATCCGAAGGTTTCAAGATCGCTGGATGGAGTGAAGCCAATCGCCGCCGGAATATTCCATCGCGTTTCACCGCAAACGCTGCCTCGGAATTCATTTCCCATATTAATATCTCTAAACATGTTAATTATATCCTTAAA from Impatiens glandulifera chromosome 9, dImpGla2.1, whole genome shotgun sequence includes the following:
- the LOC124916370 gene encoding serine carboxypeptidase-like 31, which encodes MNVNILIILLDILFILEPVTGNGDGQMPKEKQVNSTSQQGDEDLVKDLPGQPKVGFRHYAGYVNVNQQNGRSLFYWFYEASTLPENKPLVLWLNGGPGCSSVGYGATQEIGPFIVDADGHTLKFNTYAWNQEANMLFLESPVGVGFSYSNTTADYKKLGDDFTANDTYVFLHNWFLKFPSYRKRTFYMAGESYAGKYIPELADLILNKNTNSSLFIDLKGILLGNPETSEIEDWKGQIDYAWSHAVVSDETHKTIQDNCVYKRNGPEGNEQCKKAVDEVFNQYDKIDIYSLYTPKCPSLASTYVFNNNSKMMPRILGGYDPCLDNYATKYYNRADVQRALHVSSDGIHVKNWTICNMEIFNKWGDSKESVLPIYTRLIKSGMRIWVYSGDADGRVPVLSTRYSLNTLKLPIVKSWSPWYHQKQVVGWLQEYKGLTFATFRGAGHAVPLFKPAESLAFFSSFIRGDLPPLKQ
- the LOC124915435 gene encoding transcription factor bHLH112-like isoform X2, translating into MFRDINMGNEFRGSVCGETRWNIPAAIGFTPSSDLETFGSSSWGIKGILSQCAAEDNSRHVLDSGSNLVDGDYLLDSTLQINGGAAATIMEDWSQTTFNNSSTGGERNYHSQILQEEMNSDQFHGGGDAQDLNLTSPNPAAFFLDQINTYGFPYENRQLTMAYDHHHASSSTNFSTDDQVLSAAPNNSPFSPSIFSDQTPLPMWNTSTNFFPSSTVPISSCLMDSSDNLDESISHTDLNSLAKSKKKIKNYNSDHQQQQPLITKRPRIETPSHLPTFKVRKEKMGDRITALQQLVSPFGKTDTASVLHEAIDYIKFLHDQVNALSSPYLKNGNPINQQLHQQINEHMMKKSTKRVDLKSRGLCLVPISISSTFPVASETTADFWTPTTTFGGGFR
- the LOC124915435 gene encoding transcription factor bHLH112-like isoform X1, which produces MFRDINMGNEFRGSVCGETRWNIPAAIGFTPSSDLETFGSSSWGIKGILSQCAAEDNSRHVLDSGSNLVDGDYLLDSTLQINGGAAATIMEDWSQTTFNNSSSTGGERNYHSQILQEEMNSDQFHGGGDAQDLNLTSPNPAAFFLDQINTYGFPYENRQLTMAYDHHHASSSTNFSTDDQVLSAAPNNSPFSPSIFSDQTPLPMWNTSTNFFPSSTVPISSCLMDSSDNLDESISHTDLNSLAKSKKKIKNYNSDHQQQQPLITKRPRIETPSHLPTFKVRKEKMGDRITALQQLVSPFGKTDTASVLHEAIDYIKFLHDQVNALSSPYLKNGNPINQQLHQQINEHMMKKSTKRVDLKSRGLCLVPISISSTFPVASETTADFWTPTTTFGGGFR